GCCAGATCGTGGCCAACATCGTCGCCATCCCGGTCACGGCGGGCATGCGCGTGCGCCGGGGACAAGTGCTGGTGGTGCTCGACGGCGCCCAGGCCCACGCCGCGGTGCAGCAGGCCTCCGCCGCGGCTACCGCATCCCGCCAGCAGATCGCCGCCGCCGACGCCGATTATGGCCTGGCGGCCGCCACCTTGAAGCGCTACCAAGCTCTCTATGAGAAGAAGTCGGTCAGCCCGCACGAGCTCGACCAGGTGCAGGCGCAGGAGAAAGCCGCGGCCGCCCGCCGCGAGATGAGCCGCGCCACCCAGGCCCAGGCCGAGGCTGCGCTCGCCCAGGCGCGCACCGCCGAAGGCTACACGCGCATCCGCGCTCCCTTTGATGGTGTGGTCACCGGCAAGTACGCCGATGTAGGCGTGCTGGCCATGCCCGGCACGACCCTGGTGGCGGTCGAGGACACCCGCCGCTTCCGCCTGGAAGTGAGCGTGGACGAGAGTCAGATCGCCTCCGTCAAGCTGGACGACAGCGTCCCCGTCCAGCTCGACGCCTTCGGCGGCGAAACCATGACCGGCAAGGTGGTGCAGATCGTCCCTGCCGCCGATCCTGCCAGCCGCAGCTTCACGGTGAAGGTGGAGCTGCCGCTGGATGCCCGCTTGCGCTCCGGCCTCTTCGGGCGGGCGCAGTTCTCCCAGGGCCAGCGCCAGGCCATCCTGGTGCCGCGCAGCGCCGTCGTCGAGCGTGGGCAGTTGCAGGGCGTGTACGTCATAGGCCCCGACCAGGTGGCTGGCCTGCGCTACGTCACTCTGGGCAACGCCGCCGGCGCACAGATCGAGGTGCTTTCCGGCTTGCAGGCCGGCGACCGTGTGGTGCTGGAGCCGGGCGCGCGCGAGCTCGACGGCCGCCGCATCGAGGCGCGGCCATGAACGGTTTGCGCGCGGCGGGCCGCGTCGCCCGCGCCTTCATCGAGTCCAAGCTCACCCCGCTGGTGATCACGGCGGCGCTCCTGCTGGGCGCCTTCAGCGTGTGGAAGACGCCGCGCGAGGAAGAGCCGCAGATTATCGTCCCCATGCTCGACGTCTTCGTCCAGATGCCCGGAGCCTCGGCGCAGGAGGTGGAGCAGCGCGTCACCATCCCCATGGAGAAACTGCTGCGCGAGGTGCCGGGGGTGGA
The sequence above is a segment of the Terriglobales bacterium genome. Coding sequences within it:
- a CDS encoding efflux RND transporter periplasmic adaptor subunit, which codes for QIVANIVAIPVTAGMRVRRGQVLVVLDGAQAHAAVQQASAAATASRQQIAAADADYGLAAATLKRYQALYEKKSVSPHELDQVQAQEKAAAARREMSRATQAQAEAALAQARTAEGYTRIRAPFDGVVTGKYADVGVLAMPGTTLVAVEDTRRFRLEVSVDESQIASVKLDDSVPVQLDAFGGETMTGKVVQIVPAADPASRSFTVKVELPLDARLRSGLFGRAQFSQGQRQAILVPRSAVVERGQLQGVYVIGPDQVAGLRYVTLGNAAGAQIEVLSGLQAGDRVVLEPGARELDGRRIEARP